The Euwallacea similis isolate ESF13 chromosome 13, ESF131.1, whole genome shotgun sequence genomic interval TGCCATTTACCAACTGTTGCATTTACGAAGCCAGCTAGTTCTTTAACAGCATCCCTCTTTTGCCCTTTCAGGAGATCAAAAGCTCGAAACTCCGTCTCATAcaacacatattttaaatgatttccCGGGAGCAAGTTTGAAATTGCCGCAATCTCATACTCTCAATGTCAAACGTCCCGTATATTTGAGCCTTGTTCTTGAACTTTAtctaaatgtaaaataatgcCCCCCACGCGCTTTCGCCCTGAATTTAGCGGCTCGgggtgaaaattaaattcgcaCCACTTCGCTTTGTCAAAGCGAGCGCCACTTTTCTGTTCCAACTCGAATTCATTTAAGTACTTGCACTATTTACCGTGATAAAATGTGAAATGTAAGCAAAACATTGTTATAATGAATTAGAGTTTGGGGAAATTTCATGGGCGTAGGCCCTCGTTGTGACGTTGGATTAGGACTGCTGCCTATCGCTGTAGTGGACTGTTTGAGACATGAAGAGATAAGTTTCTGCAGAATCACCTTTCTCATTTTATGAACTTGTGCACTTACATTGTCCGTTACTACTGATCTGCATCCATACAGGCGGAAAGCAACAATCGGCTAGACTTCCGCTCTATTACTATCGGATAATGGGAATCCGTTACATTCCACGGGAATTTTCTGCGTAATCACGGTCAATTCCTACTTAAGTCTTGACAGGCCATAATGAAGATGGCATAACTAGATCCCCTTAACTGTATATCTTGCATACAACCGCGTCTATTGTGCAATACTGCGCTTATTACGAAACGCGTATAGCGGTTGTTTGCATACATCAGTACCCAAACTTTGTTGGTTCCTCGCTTCTTGGACAACAACCTCTGATGGGAAATGGATGAGCTGGGACACAACGAGTTCGCAAACGTAGAACTCTGGTTCTTGGTCGAACCTGCCCAAAATGATACTTTTCAAGAGATTCTAAAGCTCCAACCTCATGGTTGACGCTGGTAAAAGTCAGAGTTGGTGATATCAAACCTTGAAAATGTCTGCAAAGGTTTATGACCCAAACTTTGCTGGTTTCATGTAGCGGTATAGTTATTTGCCGTATTAAATTCTTTGTGGTTTTCAAAAACAACGCTTTGGAAGATCCAAATCTCTCCTTGAATGCCGAATTTAGAAGCAGAAAAATCACCAAAGTTGCACTCATGAGCTGGAATACATAATTGGTATTTGTCAGGTCCCTGAAAGGCTTTCCGTGTAGCGCGAATAAACTTATAGGGCAAAGCAACTAATTCCCTTTAGGTGAAAAAGTTTAATACCCGTTACAAGGGCTCATTATTAAGTCCTAAAACtgaatgaaaaataacttCAAAGCGTAAGAGGATTTGGTGTTCTGTAAGCGTCCTTGATGTCGGTCATCTTTGCCTTTACCCGAAGGCTGTCCTACCTCGTTTTTAATCCTGCCCCGTGGATCGCTCTACAGCAATAAGCTTATTAGTGCTTTGTTTAGGCACCTTCTTAGGGACTTTGCAAATGGGCGCAAACTGCCCTCAAACCTCTTCTAACTGCACACGTAATTTTTAGCTCGGACTCAATTTTTCCCACTCTGATCAGGGATATAAAGGGATTTGAGTGGTAAAATATTCCTCCTTAGGGCACATCCGTCGACGTCCATTTGAATTTAGCACGCTCGAGATGCCGAGATTGAGagagtttcaaattaaattcccCCTGCACCTATCCGACCTCAAGACGGGGCTGCACGTTTGATGCCTCTTTTAgccttttttttgtaataagtGTTTGGCCGATTTGATTTGGTTTTGCTCACTAAACCGTTTTCCCACGAGAgactttctttgaaatttatacCGCAATTACGAAATTCAGTCGCATTGAATTTCATATCTTGAAACTCGAGACACACATTCTATTTGCTGGATTTTTAAACTCTCCAGAAAGGTTATTTTTGTTATCTTTATCGACCATTCTGCTGAAATGGAAGTTCTGTTGAAAACCACGTTAATTTCACCCAAGCACGTATCTATTGTAGTTAGGGAAATCGCTTCGGATTACAAACCGCTGATCCGTGTGATTCTCACCCATCAGAACAATCAGAGGCACCGGTCTGATGTTTCTATTTCGCATTGTTCGGCTAGAAAAATTCAGAGCGAGGCCAGAATCAACCATTTGAATCTGCAATAGCGAGGAAAGTAACCTTATAAATGTTCTCTTAAAGGAGTGGGCGACGACAAAGGCTATTTCGGACCTTGGAAGACTTGCAAACTGCTTCTATACAACAGGGAACGATGCGAGGAGGACGTATCCCGCTTTCGATCAAGTGGTAAGCTTATTAAGATTAACCCCGATCTCAATTCAGTACACGCTAAGACTAAGATGTAACCTTGAGTGCTGACCCTTGTTAAAGACCCTTAAAAATATTGCCGTCCAGCTATCATCAGATTTAGGGAAAAGCCCTTTCGTTAATCCCTGAAATAAACTTCCCGGGAACGCTATAGCCACTGCGGATTATTGGTCAAGTCCCCAACAGCAACCGCAACAAACAAGGGAATGTTGCAGTTAGTTTGCAATTGCCGAGTAGAGAAAAAATGCCTCGTGAACCGGAAAACGGGCTAATTATTACGACACTATTTTGTCCGAACGTTTGTGTAACAATTACCGCATCGATAAAACAAATTCTTTCTATATGAGTGtgaattttactttaattttttaacagtttttcccTGAAAAGCGGGGCAGAGGTCAAAAACAAATCATGTTGTACCATTACGGTgctattaaataataaattgttcattattttgtttagtaaAAGCGTTTTAGTCTGCATATTGTCAGCATACGCGCCCAAAACTGCAAGTCCAAATTACAAAGTCTGGCAACATGTAACAGACAAGCCACATCTAGTCATCTCTGTCGCACTTGTTATCAGCTGAATATTCTCGCGGTCAAGTTTTGACAAAAGAACGTCGCGTTATTGCCATTTACTTAAGTctattaatttcatttctcaACAGGAGTAGCTCCACACGAATTCTCATAATTTTCCgtttcaaaaagaaaacgtTTAATTTACTACTTAGGTGTCTTCGCTTCTGTTTTTGCACCCTTTGATGGACCAACCTTCTTTTTTAGTCGCTGTTTGGGTGTCAGGGCTAGTAGCCTCCCTCTCAGTAGTGGTTTTAGGATTCTTCTGCTTGCTCAGCGTTTTACAGCTCGCTATGATCAGTTCCAAAGAGAAGGTGGTCATGAAATATAGCGTTACAGTTCTAACTAAAGTGGTGCTGGCTTTCGTTTCAGGTAAAGTTGAATTAAATCTTTATAAGTACCGAAAATTACGGGGAATTTGTTCTTTATTGCAGCTCTTCTTGCCATTGTGGCAGCTAGTCTTTTTGCCACTCAGATCGATGACGAGAGGAATGGATTCGAAATAACTAGAGGACCAGGGTTTTATATCGAGGTAAGGGTTTGAAAATCGAGCGGTTTTTAAATACCAAATAAATTGTCATAAAGGGTACGGTACATATTTCAGAAACACGATTCTGTACTTTCTCTTGATTGTATGTAACGATTAATAATTACTAGAAACGTTTTAAACAGATAACAATATGGAAATCCGTATATATGGAAACGTTATACGCTATACGTAAACGCTATGCATAAGTATGAAACAAACTAATATGTCTTgctttatttatcattttttcccCATAGAACTGGCCCATccacaacttttttttaaacatgttCAAGATAACGTAAACAGTTTTTCGTAGATGCTTCCAATATTTAGGTATAAgaaaagaatttcaaattaaaatataagcgaattaattttttttctttacttaacttatttgaaagaaTACGACCATGATTACTTTACGAGCCATGGGGATATAGCTCAGTGGTAGAGCATTCGACTGCAGATCGAGAGGTCCCCGGTTCAAACCCGGGTGTCCCCtactaactttttttaattaatttaacattttttcaaaaaatatataaaacaaattgttattttttacgttttttaaaatagattcTGAGCATAGTACTAAATTCCTGCCTCTTCGTAATGGCACTGTACGATATGTTTTTTGCCAAAAGAGAAGGAGGCGATCCAACTATAGCTGCAATCCCTGCCGAAGCCACCACCTACGGGAACCCCGGATTTCGCGATCGGGGCACCAACGGTTAGTCCCTTTTAAATCCCgccttacaaaaaaaatcacccaAAAAGACTTACAGGTATATCAATGACAGACGCTAGTGGCAAACCCTACACTGCCGCATCTAACGGCTCCATGGCTTCCATGAACACTGCTTCAACTACTTTGGGTTCTACGAATGGGTCCACCATAGCCTCTTCCATAGGCACTGCAAGGTATCTACTATGCTCATAATTCAAATTACAGTCAAACCAATTGAAACCCTTTAGGTCACCATTGCGAAGCAGCCTGAAGAAACCTAAACCCAAAGATGGGTTGGGCATCCAGAATCCAGGCTTCAGCGGGACCTCGCCTACGTTAAACCGCAATGGCAGTACCAAGAAAGTTCGGATACAGACTCATAGTACTGAGGTGTAAATACCGTATTTTGTGTGTGCGTTGATGAATGACCACATTTTTATCTATCTATATAAGTACCTACGTGAATGTTTATATTATTGAGGACTTCGAAGGAATCTCTTATTGTCGAGAAGGAAAAGTTCTGTTCTAAAGTAGTTGGTTCTagtccattttaaaatttcattttaccGTTTAGATGTTTTAGTAAGTTTTATAATGTctgctaaatttttattatttttgtattatttgattatttttattatttgacttttttattattttttaaaattattttcactatttgatattatttcaaatgtctactaaattattataaataataagaacTATGAATAATATTACTAAGGCTGTACAGATTAAGTTTCTACATTCCTTATAGCACTCCGTCCATTTCCAATTTTAGCTTGAGgcttgttttaattaatgtttaaattacaTTACCTAAACTagcaaaagtgaaatttaagtttcacaataatttttaatagggGTCACTTGTGATATTTTTTGTCCTGGTTCAAAcatgttaatttattgttgttgATCTGTACGTTATTAAGGTGAATGAAGTGATCAGTACAATTTAATAGGATAATAATGTAACAACCTATACGTGTGTACTATAACGAAATAATCTACAATAAGTGGCTTTTTCGTCttctaaattataaaatattgttgttgTTGCTTTATTATTTCGacgtttcgaaaatcaattaaacatttattatattcgCTTATTTTAGTCCCTCCATTTTGCAATGTTTGTCCAACGTAAAACGTTTAACAAGTCGAGTCTATATTATATTGTTTATAAGCGTGttatgtatgtattttatgaatatacataagagatttttataattatacatattgtgatacaaatgaaaataaatatcgtATTGATGCAgatctaaaacaaaaatagtcCAGTCAAACCCATATAGCCAAGACATATCCTGTGAATATAAtgtagatatacagggtgttccaaaaaggttGTGCCAACTTAAGCATGTTATAACGGATGTTGCGATGagcaatttttgcataaaaacccCTAGTCAAAAATGAGCCGTTATGGCTTCAGagtcatttttattcaagacTTCGATATTCAACTTaagtgaatagaataaaaatagcaacataaacacttttttgctTCCCGATACaagtttatttattgcatTCCTAAACTCGatgttattgaaatttgattttagtaGTTATTGTAGCAACATTCGCTTCTTTAGAGACAATTTTTGCGTTTGAACTGTCAAAATAGCCCAATTTACGTTACAGATCTATGAGGTGGCCAGCGCGAAGTTCCGATTTAAGCCGGTTAGATTTTTTCTCTAAGGTTACATTAAGTGATTGATGTATGAAACTCCCGCAGCCATCTAAATGGAACTGTTGGAAAGAGTGATGGCAGTCTCTTTTCGTGTAGCAATATCTGCACATCTTACAACGGGGGCGCAATACAATaattcaaagaacaaatttgtGTAACAGGTACTGGGTCGTTATTTTGAGcctttattataattttttcggtttatttttaataaaaataaattgaatatcgAAGTTTTTTGGTGTCAAACGAACTAAAATgacgtttaaaaaaatactctggagccaaaacggctcatttttAACTACGagtttctatgcaaaaattgatCACAGCAATGTCCCCTATGACTTTCTTAGGTTTGGCACAACCtttttgaaacaccttgtacaATAGATATTCGCTACAGCTCATCCTATGGATATGTTATTAAGTGCCGAACAGCCATCCTAAGGATATGAATGCAAATATTCACCAATATCTCTTTGGGGATTCCCGAGAGACGCCCCTCAAGCGATCTCGACATACGAACTTATCCATAAATATATTGATGTGCTAGTATTACATACCTCTAGTATTCTATAAACATCTTTTCTTTTCCTAGAATATCCCGAATCCTGCAGTTTCTGGATCGGTTTGTTGGAAAAACTCTTAGGTAAAGTTTACCCTGATTCACTGACACCAGCTTCCGCTTACTACCTGAAATCCAAAATAACACactgaaaatatacaaagtatATGGATAAAGTTCTTTGAGTAACCTGGGAATATACACTGTAtatgaatatacagggtggttcaacgaaaactttgcacctcgaatttcagtttttaaaataaaaatgtgcatAAACGCTCGGACTCGTCGATTTTTGATTCGAGGGAGATCactttttattgtattttctatTCTTCAACTTTAACCCCTGAACGGGGATGACagttatttctaaaattttaacagtAGTTGTACCCTGATTATATCCGACAAGTTTGAAGTCACTGCCGTTATCCACGTTAGtatgacagcttgtcaaaatCTGTGGAGAATTTATCACAATGAGAGgcgcaaatttaaaaatggtggCAGGAAGACCTTTGAAAGTGAGATATTACTGAATCGTTTTGAAGGAAGCGAGTTTTACCcctcaaatttaaagaatacgttttttatttgttatctttttcttaaataaagtgggtaaataaaattttcaggacAACTATCATCCCTGTTCAGGGATTGAAGTTGAAAGgttgaaaatacaatacaaaaattattccctttcaataaaaaattgacagGTTTGAgcgtttttacacattttcattttaaatactgaaaattaaggtgtaaaatttttcattgggccaccctgtacgAGGCTACATGAGGTGATGTGGCACGCTTGCCTAAAGTCTGGTGATTTCTCGATGTATCTACAGAAAATGGCAACAAGGCGTTGCTCATTTGTTTCCAAACCGCCATGACTGGTCGATACGTCACCACCCTTGTGGAAATGCGTCCAATGTTGCCATATATCAAAATAGTCAGGAGGtttgagacatttttttgAGCTCATTTactttaaagatttttttgttcacCTACAAAGCTTCCTTATACGGTGTGTGGTTCGTAGCTGTTAACAAAACAACGCGATCATTATATGGAAATATTtacacaataatttatttttacattaaaagcCCTTTTTACAATacgacttttaaaaaatacccaTTGCTTACACgtaaaacatcaaaaaataCCTCTGACTAGAactcaagaaaaattattgaccACAGCTCAATTTGAACTTTATATAACGTCATTTCTATAAAACCTAACAACGATACAAGCGACTGTTACCTCCTAATAaccattttttacaaaaatatacgATTATGTTATAAAATCAATTCACAGTTTATTTGTTGTGGACGCTCGAAATGAGCTCCCTTCGCTTATATACAGGGCCAGCTGCAGCTCCCGCAGGGGCCACCATCTGCTCTTTCTTCTCCAAACTCTCCGAGTCTGGAATATGCCTCGTGGGGTGTCTAGTGTCCGTGTATCTTctctttgtatattttttcttgtctGAGACAGCGCTGCTGACTTGCGGAGCCACCACTGCAGGCGTCACCTTGGGCTTGGTCTCCACATTAATAATCCTTTCAAAATCCGCAGTTTTTGACTTCAAAACAGCATTTCCGATGCTGGTAATACTGGGAGTGAATCTGGGTTCCCTTTCTTGGAAAGTGCCCGCGCTAGCGCTCTTCATAATTTCCGCTCCGGTTCCGTACATGGCCTTAAGATCCCTCACTTTCTGTATAGTCTGAGGACTGGGGCTTTGAGTGAATGACACCTTTTGGATCATCGGAGCCTCTCTAAGCATACTTCGGTCTTTGGGG includes:
- the LOC136412965 gene encoding uncharacterized protein gives rise to the protein MAASEVKPLYSTCVAVLGFICFVVGATAVGIPMWGYFDTPGWGVGDDKGYFGPWKTCKLLLYNRERCEEDVSRFRSSVAVWVSGLVASLSVVVLGFFCLLSVLQLAMISSKEKVVMKYSVTVLTKVVLAFVSALLAIVAASLFATQIDDERNGFEITRGPGFYIEILSIVLNSCLFVMALYDMFFAKREGGDPTIAAIPAEATTYGNPGFRDRGTNGISMTDASGKPYTAASNGSMASMNTASTTLGSTNGSTIASSIGTARSPLRSSLKKPKPKDGLGIQNPGFSGTSPTLNRNGSTKKVRIQTHSTEV